ATGCGGCACTAGCTGCTAGACTGCTCGTATCTTTAGTCAAGATTTGCTGCCGAAATAGCTGTTGTGCTTGCTCAAAGACTTGACGCAGTTCAGCCACGTCTGGCTGGGCGCTACTAGCATTTGCTTGTAGTTGGTCTAGAAGCGCAGCAAATTCCTGATAACTCTGATAATGAAAATTAGATAACATTCAGTAACTTCTTACGATATTATTAATGTAAAGAATTTTGTCCTGTAGCATAAACTCTGTTTCAGAGCGAAAGCTTACTCATGCTTATCTACGAGTTTGAGTGAATTGTGCAATTTTTGGAAAGTTTAATATTTTTCGCAGATACTACTAAGCACAATCTACGCGATGATAATTTTACTCGATAAATTTATTAATAAATGCCTCGTTATCTCAACCCTCTTTGCATAAATGGTGGAATCTTCCACACAGATCTTACCTAACACATTTACCATCCGTATTGCCGCCCGATCCTATGAACGCTGCTGTTTCAACCGCTACTCATACTACCTCTCCCGTCGCCTTTGACGTCGAGCTTCCCGAATGGCTGCAAAAGTGTTTAATTGCAGCACCACAGGATAGCCATCAACCTTCAGAGCAAGACAATAGTCTGATTTGTCGGGCTTTCAGCTTTGCGTACGATCTACATCAAGGTCAATACCGCAAATCAGGCGAACCTTACATTTGTCATCCTGTGGCTGTCGCCGGTTTGTTACGCGATCTCGGTGGTGGTAGTGCGATGATTGCTGCAGGATTCCTTCACGATGTTGTTGAAGATACGGATGTTTCCATTGAGGAAATCGAACAGCGCTTTGGTGGTGAGGTACGTCAGTTAGTTGAGGGAGTAACGAAGCTTTCTGAATTTTCACAGAAGTTCTCTAGCAAAACGGAGCGCCAAGCTGAAAATTTTCGCCGGATGTTCTTGGCAATGGCAAAAGATATCCGCGTGATTGTGGTGAAACTTGCGGATCGCCTGCACAATATGCGAACCTTAGAACATCTAGCACCCGAAAAACAGCGGCGAATTGCCTTAGAAACACGCGAAATTTTTGCACCATTAGCAAATCGGTTAGGAATTGGGCGCTTTAAGTGGGAATTAGAAGATTTAGCGTTTAAATATCTAGAACCCGATGCGTATCGGCAAATTCAAGACTTAGTAGCTGAAAAACGCGTCAATCGAGAAGCTAGACTTACGCGCGTTATCGACGTATTGAAAGCGCGGATGGAGCAAGCTGAAATTAAATGCATCGATATCAGCGGTCGTCCGAAGCACCTCTATGGAATCTACCAGAAAATGCAGCGGCAACAAAAAGAATTTCACGAAATTTACGACATCGCTGCGATTCGGATCATTGTCAATACCAAAGAAGAATGCTATCGCGCTTTAGCCGAAGTTCACGATGCATTCAAACCAATCCCAGGTCGATTCAAAGACTACATCGGCTTACCAAAGCCTAACCGCTATCAATCTTTGCATACAGCCGTTGTCGGTTTTACTGGACGTCCATTAGAAGTCCAAATCCGCACGCTGGAAATGCACCATGTCGCCGAGTACGGAATTGCAGCGCACTGGAAGTACAAGGAAACAGGAAGTTCAAGCCACAGTCAATTAAAGGCGAGTGAGGAAAAATTTACCTGGTTGCGGCAAATCCTCGAATGGCAAAATGATTTGAAAGATGTCAACGACGCGCAAGAATATCTTGATAGCGTCAAAGATAACTTGTTTGAAGACGACGTTTATGTTTTTACCCCGAAAGGTGATGTCGTTTCGCTAACCGCAGGCGCAACACCTGTTGATTTTGCCTATCGCATTCACACCGAGGTAGGAAACCATTGTTGTGGAGCGCGCGTTAATGAACGAATGGTAACGCTTGACACGCCATTAAAAAACGGCGATATCGTAGAAATTCTGACACAAAAAAATAGCCATCCGAGTCTAGATTGGCTCAACTTTGTGGTGACGACTGGAGCAAAAAACCGCATTCGTCAGTGGTACAAGCGATCGCACCGCGAAGAAAATATTGCACGGGGACGCGAGTTGCTCGAAAAAGAACTTGGGAAAACAGGTTTTGAAGCACTGCTCAAATCAGAACCGATGCAAGCTGTCGCCGAAAAATGTAACTACCATAGCGTCGAAGATCTCTTAGCGGCGTTGGGTTACGGTGAAATTACATTAAATCTCGTTCTGAATCGTTGGCGCGAAATTATCAAAGCCCAACAACCGATCGCGCCAACGGCGGATGTCACTGTTTTACCGTCTTCTACCAAAACACCTAAAGAACCGCTACCAAGTTCGCGATCCAATTCCCCGATCGCTGGCGTCGAAGGCTTGCTATATCACTTGGCAAAGTGTTGTACGCCGATTCCAGGCGAACCGATCATTGGCGTTGTGACACGCAATAGTCGCGGTATTTCGATTCACCGTCAAGGATGCCACAATGTCGAGAATATCGAAGGCGATCGCTTAATTCCTGTTAGCTGGAATCATAACAACTCCGAAAGAAGTCGCCCGCAAACCTACACCGTCAATATCCAAATCGAAGCAATCGATCGCGTGGGAATTCTTAAAGATGTTCTCTCACGCCTCAGCGATCAAGGAATTAACGTGCGTAACGCCCAAGTGAAAACATCCGACGGTCAACCTGCTTTGATGGAATTGGGAATAGATGTCCGCGATCGCACCCAGCTCGAACAAGTTTTTGCACAGATCAAAAAAATGAGTGACATTATCAATCTACGCCGCATCGGTCAGGCTGAAGATTAACTTAGACTAACAATTCATAAATTGCGCGTAGCGTTTAGTTTTGACTTGATGAATCGAGACGTTATCGCCTTCAGAGGCTTTGCGTGCTGAGCGATATTCTGTATTTGATATTGGGCAACTTTTGCTAGGTGTGGGTAATACTGTCAACGAACATTCGCTACATTGTTTGATAATATCAATCGCGACTGATTGCTGATGTGATGCTAAATCATCAGTGTTGTTGTGCAATAGTTTAGAATTGCAAGCTTGTCTATCTTTTAATTTATTGTTATTTACTGCAACTGTACTGCATTGCTTTGCTAATATACGCGGAGAGTGTCTTCTAATAACTGAGCGAAAATTACTTTTTGTGACTTCTTCGGCAAAAGCTTGCGAAAGTAAACTCCACAATTTATAACCAACGTTTTTAATATAATTTGCTTCATATCCATAGCTTTCTGCGATTTC
This sequence is a window from Chroococcidiopsis sp. TS-821. Protein-coding genes within it:
- the patD gene encoding heterocyst frequency control protein PatD is translated as MLSNFHYQSYQEFAALLDQLQANASSAQPDVAELRQVFEQAQQLFRQQILTKDTSSLAASAASRVRSYNTEIDKQLRLLGVDISFLQAARQAATLIARKAQICTRIQTLINYCNGLLEVSE
- a CDS encoding bifunctional (p)ppGpp synthetase/guanosine-3',5'-bis(diphosphate) 3'-pyrophosphohydrolase yields the protein MNAAVSTATHTTSPVAFDVELPEWLQKCLIAAPQDSHQPSEQDNSLICRAFSFAYDLHQGQYRKSGEPYICHPVAVAGLLRDLGGGSAMIAAGFLHDVVEDTDVSIEEIEQRFGGEVRQLVEGVTKLSEFSQKFSSKTERQAENFRRMFLAMAKDIRVIVVKLADRLHNMRTLEHLAPEKQRRIALETREIFAPLANRLGIGRFKWELEDLAFKYLEPDAYRQIQDLVAEKRVNREARLTRVIDVLKARMEQAEIKCIDISGRPKHLYGIYQKMQRQQKEFHEIYDIAAIRIIVNTKEECYRALAEVHDAFKPIPGRFKDYIGLPKPNRYQSLHTAVVGFTGRPLEVQIRTLEMHHVAEYGIAAHWKYKETGSSSHSQLKASEEKFTWLRQILEWQNDLKDVNDAQEYLDSVKDNLFEDDVYVFTPKGDVVSLTAGATPVDFAYRIHTEVGNHCCGARVNERMVTLDTPLKNGDIVEILTQKNSHPSLDWLNFVVTTGAKNRIRQWYKRSHREENIARGRELLEKELGKTGFEALLKSEPMQAVAEKCNYHSVEDLLAALGYGEITLNLVLNRWREIIKAQQPIAPTADVTVLPSSTKTPKEPLPSSRSNSPIAGVEGLLYHLAKCCTPIPGEPIIGVVTRNSRGISIHRQGCHNVENIEGDRLIPVSWNHNNSERSRPQTYTVNIQIEAIDRVGILKDVLSRLSDQGINVRNAQVKTSDGQPALMELGIDVRDRTQLEQVFAQIKKMSDIINLRRIGQAED